Within Parabacteroides pacaensis, the genomic segment GTCTAATTGCTTGGAACATGTAGCGAATCCTGTCAAGGCTTTGAAATCGTGGTTGGAACTATTGAAACCGGAAGGTGTCATTTTACTGGTCGTTCCCAATAAGAAGAATAATTTTGACCATCGCCGGCCGGACACTACTTTCGATCATTTGATTGAAGACTATACAAACGGAGTGACGGAAGAAGATACCACTCACTATGAAGAAATTGTTTCTTTCCATAATTTGGCGCGGGATTCCGGGATAGAGAGCATGGAAGCATTTAAACAACGGTGTTTGAATAATAAGGAAAACCGTTGCTTTCATCATCATGTGTTTCATCCGGATTGTTTGGTTTCCCTCTTTCATTATTTGGATATTTCTATTTTGTTTTCTTGTAGTACTGAAGCAGATCATATTATTTTAGGACAAAAGAAATGAAATTATTGGGGATCGTTATATTATATTATCCGGATGAGGAAGTAAAACAGAATATCCTTTCTTATCTAACCCATTTGGATAAACTGATTCTATGGGAGAATACTCCTTTGCCGGACCGCAAGGATCTGCTTTTTGACCCGCTTACGGAACAAAAAGTTATTCGCAGGGATCAGGGGAGGAATGTAGGGATGGGAGTACCTTTAAACAGTGCCGTCCGGTATGGCTGGGAAAATGGGTATACTCATTTGCTTACCATGGATCAGGACAGTTGTTTTGAGACGGGTATGTTCCGGACTTTTCTTCAGTCCGTTTGCCTTTTAGAGGAAGATAACAGAGCTTCTTTTTCTGCTAATACCCATCCGTATGAGGTTTCTCAGCCTGAAAGCGAAGAAATCGATATTTGCATAACTTCCGGGACAATTTATAAATTGTCTGTTTTCAAGGAAGTGGGTTTGTTTCGGGAGGATTTCTTTATCGATGGCATCGATACAGAGTTTTGTTTTCGCCTTCGGAAATATGGAAAGACGATGGTGCGGGTCAATACGGCTTATATGCATCATGTGTTGGGAAAGGTGACGGTTACCCCTTTTTTGTGGGGAAAGCTTATTTCTCCTAATTATCCTGCCCGGCGTACTTACTATTTAGTACGCAATACTTTATATTTAAGGCATTTATATCCTGGTTATGCACAGGCAAAGGGAACTTTCAAAACTATTTTGTTCTGGCGACCGCTTACCATTTTATTGGTGGAGCCGGATAAGTATCGTAAATTCAAGGCTATCTTTTTAGGGTTATTCCATGCGTTCAGGCGAAAGACCGGCGAATATACCGTGCATTAAATAAGAAAGAAAAAAATGGATGTATCGATCATATATGTAAATTATAAGACGGGAAAACTGATTCTGGATAGTATTCGATCCGTAAAAGAGAAAACAGAGGGTGTTTCTTATGAAATTATTGTAGTAGATAACCATTCCGGAGATGATTCAGTGAAGAAATTAAAGGAGACTTATCCGGAGATCCGTATGATCGAATCGGTGGAAAATGTGGGTTTCGGCCGTGCTAATAACTTGGGAATAGAGGAGGCGAAAGGGACAGTCTTGTTTTTCCTGAATCCTGATACTTTATTAGTGAACAATGCTGTTAAGTTGCTTTTCGATTTCCTGATGAGTAAAGAGGATATAGGAGCTTGCGGCGGTAACTTGGTAGATGTTTCTATGCGACCTGTCAATTCTTTCGGGCGTTTATTCCCTTCTTTTTATGAGGAAATACTTTCTATCTTTTATTTGAAGCCGTTTGTGTGGCGTCAATCGAAATCGCTTTCTTATAATTATACTTCCCGGCCTTTAGAAGTTGCTTCCATTGTCGGGGCAGATTTGATGGTGAAACGTTCCGTACTGGAAAAAGCAGGTACTTTCTGTCCTGACTTTTTTATGAATTTTGAAGAAACGGAATTGTGTTACCGGATTAAGAAAGCCGGTTACCGCATAGTAAGTGTGCCTGAAGCAAAGATTATCCATTTGGAAGGACA encodes:
- a CDS encoding class I SAM-dependent methyltransferase translates to MLTRLYRCLPAGLRDRVYTLFLGRLLAISRNPKLTWQGICLKQRFRSYHVFFRDKYGIEVGGPSFIFGKRGIFPIYEKSRGIDGCNYASVTVWEGKIQDEVYRYGGATLGKQYIGEATEVASLVGGKTYDFVISSNCLEHVANPVKALKSWLELLKPEGVILLVVPNKKNNFDHRRPDTTFDHLIEDYTNGVTEEDTTHYEEIVSFHNLARDSGIESMEAFKQRCLNNKENRCFHHHVFHPDCLVSLFHYLDISILFSCSTEADHIILGQKK
- a CDS encoding glycosyltransferase family protein; this translates as MKLLGIVILYYPDEEVKQNILSYLTHLDKLILWENTPLPDRKDLLFDPLTEQKVIRRDQGRNVGMGVPLNSAVRYGWENGYTHLLTMDQDSCFETGMFRTFLQSVCLLEEDNRASFSANTHPYEVSQPESEEIDICITSGTIYKLSVFKEVGLFREDFFIDGIDTEFCFRLRKYGKTMVRVNTAYMHHVLGKVTVTPFLWGKLISPNYPARRTYYLVRNTLYLRHLYPGYAQAKGTFKTILFWRPLTILLVEPDKYRKFKAIFLGLFHAFRRKTGEYTVH
- a CDS encoding glycosyltransferase family 2 protein, whose protein sequence is MDVSIIYVNYKTGKLILDSIRSVKEKTEGVSYEIIVVDNHSGDDSVKKLKETYPEIRMIESVENVGFGRANNLGIEEAKGTVLFFLNPDTLLVNNAVKLLFDFLMSKEDIGACGGNLVDVSMRPVNSFGRLFPSFYEEILSIFYLKPFVWRQSKSLSYNYTSRPLEVASIVGADLMVKRSVLEKAGTFCPDFFMNFEETELCYRIKKAGYRIVSVPEAKIIHLEGQAAYINASRMQRFFEGQYVFFRKRYGRGGMILLYRIIALKCNLRKIQFILLGSEKKREYWKVKSHTNKKVFKNLVNKKP